The genomic region GCCTTGGCTGTTTTCGTACATCTGCCTCCCGTCATCCATCCTCTTTTCATCATAGTTGCCGCAGGGATCGTCGGAGCTGCCATCGGTGCCATACCTGCCATCTTGAAAGTGCGGTACGGAGCCAATGAATTGGTAACGTCCCTGATGCTCAACTTTGTCTTTGATGCCTTCGGCGTGTTTATCATAAATACATTCCTTGCCGATCGCAATGCCGGTACCTTTGCTTCTTTGAAATACGACAAGTCCGCAGGACTTGGAAACATGCTTTCCGGCACGAGACTGCATTGGGGGTTACTGGTTGCGTTAGGAATTGTAGTCCTTTCCTATCTTATCATGGAACGTTCCACCTTGGGATATAAGATCAAGGCTTGCGGCTCAAATCTTACCTTCGCCAAGCATGCAGGAATCAATACCGGCATGACCATCATACTTGCACAGGTCATCGGCGGTGCCATCTGTGGCATTGGTGGGGCAACTGAGCAGCTTGGCATGTTTACCCGCTTTATCTGGGCAGATTCACCTTCCTATGTATGGGACGGAGTCATCGTGACCATACTGGCTCGCAACAATCCCAAGAACATTCCCTTGTCGGCATTTTTCTTGGCATATCTTCGCATAGGTGCAGATTTGATGTCACGGCGCAGCGATGTACAGAATGAATTGGTTGCCGTAATCCAAGCCATCATCATCCTTTTCGTGACTGCGGAAAGTTTCCTTGCCGGCATGAAGCAGCACATGGAATCACGTCAGGCGCTGGCTGTCAAATAGGAGCATCACATGAGCATATTGAGTACCATATTACATACATTGATGAAACCTGATTTCTACTATGCAGTCCTGCGCAGTGCCACACCTGTATTGTTTGCTACGCTGGGCGCAATCATTTCTTCCGCCGCCCATTGCAGCAATATAGCATTGGAGGGGATGATGCTGATGGGAGCCTTTGTCGGTGTTGTTGTCAGTGCGTTTACCCAGAGCGCATTCCTAGGATTGCTTGCGGCTATGGGAGCGGGGCTGCTTATGAGCCTGATCCTTGCTTTCTTTGCCATAAACCTCAAGTCGAACATCATTATATCAGGTATTGCGCTCAATACCCTTGCTTCGGGAGGTACCATTTTCATGCTGTATCTCATCACTGGTGAAAAGGGTGCTTCTACCAGTTTGCATTCCTTGAAGATACCTGATATTGACATCCCGTTCCTTGATCATATTCCCGTGTTGGGAACTATCCTGTCAGGACATAACTTGCTGACATATACTGCGCTTATCTGTGTTATCCTGATCTGGGTCATGTTCAAGTATACACGTCTGGGGTTGCATATCATCGCAACCGGTGAGAACGAAGGGGCTGCCAGGTCCGTGGGGATCGATACCGTAGGTATCAAGTACATAGCACTTGGCTTGTCAGGAATCCTTTCTGCAATGGGCGGAGCTTTCCTTTCGATGGGATATGTAGGACTGTTTTCATCCGGCATGACCGCAGGACGTGGCTATACGGCCTTGGCGACCCAAGCCATAGCAGGCAGCAATGCTGTCATCGGGCTGCTGGTTTCCTTGTTGTTCGGTTTCTGTGCCAGCATGTCGAATTATCTGCAATCGACGGATATTCCCCTGCAGTTTGTGAAAATGGTACCTTATTTGACCATTGTCATTGTCTATACGTGGTTCTGTGCCTCGACTCGGAGGAAAAGCCAAGGGAAGAAGAAGGGGAGGTTGCCTGATGAACTGTGAACTTCATCTGCATCTTGATGGTTCGCTGAGACCTGCCACTGTTGATGAATTTCTTGGGACAAAGTCTCCTGGATTGGATAAGGTTACCGATCTGCTTAGGGTGCCGGAGAACTGTCCGAGTCTTGAGGCCTGTCTTGAGCGTTTTGAACTGCCGCTTAAGGTACTGCAGGACCATGATGCCTTGGAGCGGGTTTCCTTTGAGTTGGTAGAAGATCTTGTACATCTGGGACTTGACTATGCAGAGATACGGTTTGCTCCTCAGCTGCATACGGGAAAGGGTGCTTCACAACAGGCGATTGTCCAGGCAGCGGAGCGTGGTGTGCGACAGGCCATGAGTCAATACCCTTCCATACGTGTAGGATTGATCCTTTGTATGATGCGTGGCCGTGACAACCATGCCGAGAACATGGAAACGGTACGTGTTGCCCAGAAGCTGCAGGATGATGTAGTATGCGCGCTTGACCTTGCCGGAGCAGAATCCTTGTATCCTACTTCTGAGTTCATGAAGGAACTTCAGTGCGCGAAGGCCAGCGGGCTTGGCTTGACCATACATGCAGGAGAGGTGGATGATCCCCAAAGTCTCAGGGATGCCTTGAGTCTCAGGCCGGACAGGATCGGACATGGTATCATAGCGGCACGGTATCCAGACATCATAGATACGCTTATCAGGGAAGAAATAACGCTGGAAGTCTGCGTAACGAGCAACTACCATACCAAGTCAGTTGCTTCCATTGCTGAACATCCTATTCGATTCCTGCTTGACCATGGGGTCAAGGTAGCTGTCTGTGCAGACAATATGACGGTTTCACATACCGATGTACTGCAGGAACTTGAACTGGTCAGACAGACCTTCGGGCTTACTGACGCCAGCATGGATTTGTTCAGGTCATATGCTGAGGCGGCACGCTTCCTCAAATAAAGTCGTATGTTATAATGAATTTTTGCAAGTCTGAAAAAAACTCAAGGATATCTGAACAACTATTGATGAACGGTGCAAATTAAAAACAACGATTATGCTGGCATATCTGCATAGGTTGAAAATAGTTTTGGTATTGTTCTTTGCTTAATTGAAAAATATCTAATGATATTGTTACTATTATATCAGATAGTAAAAGCATCGCTGGCTACTTCCGTTAGGATATTCAACGGGCAGCAACTCCTTTGGACGAAGATAACTAAACAAATATTTTATTGTAATAAAAGGAATTGATTTTTTTCCATTAATACGTATGTCCTGATAGGATGTTGCTCCTTGACCAAAAACAAAAGAATCAAGTAGCATCAAGATAGTAGTATAAATCGTGTTATTTACTAAATTGATAGGTGTTGATTATGAAAGTTCAAATATCAGATATTGGGAAAATTCAAACTGCAGAACTTGCACTGGATGGAATTACAGTAATTGCAGGACAAAACGGCTCAGGAAAGACCTCTTTAGCAAAAGCGATTTATGGCATTTTATCTCCAGTATATAATTTTGAAGATCATATAATGGAGAAACGACTGACAAGTATACTTGCATCTGTACGGGAATGGTTTCGTTTCAGTTATGCAGGAAAACTTTCTTCTCAGCAAAATAGAAGTACAATTTTGCTTATGAATAGAGTCATGCGGTGGGTTAAGAACTATGTTAAGGAAAAAATTGACTTAGGTTGTGAAGATCTTGAATTGACACAAGCTAAGCTTGTAGAAATTTGTCTTTCAGCTGATAGCGATTCTTTTTCTCCTGAGTCTTTTGAAGAAAATAAGCGTACTCGAGAGACAATTGATAGGATTGGTTTGTATTGGGAAAAAGCAGATGAAGAATATGCAAGTTTGATTTATTTCCAACAATTCAGAAATTTATTTGAAAATCAAATCGTTTCTTTTGATTGTAAGCATCCGGGAGAAATTAAATTCGATGATGGTATCAGCGTACGTTTGACCAATGATAGAATTGATTCTCTAGATTATTCTGCAACTGGAAAATTGGGTGAGGTAGTATTTTTTTCAACAGACCGTGATTCTCTTCTTGGAAGAAATTTGTATACTGATGATTCACTTGCTAAGCAACTTAGGAGAAAGAATCTATTTGCAGATCAGGATATAACTCTTGAAACCTATAATGAGAACCTTGAGGCCGTAACTAAATTTCACCAGTTAATTGACAGTGTCATACATGGAAAATTCGTTAGCCAAGAAAATGGAATAGACTTTAATTTTGTTGAGAATGAGCATTCTTCTGAAAAATTAGAATTATGTAATATGGCATCAGGAATTCTTCCCTTTGCAATGATTGAACAGTTAATTGAAAATGGCACACTTTCCCGGGATAGTCTGCTTATCATTGATGAGCCCGAAATGAACCTTCATCCTGAATGGCAGTTGTCATTTGCAAAACTTATCATTGGTTTAAACCATCTGTTACATGTGAAAGCTCTCTTGATATCGCACAGTCCTTATTTTATACGTGCAATTGAAAAGGTGCTTTCAGATACTGAATATCAAGGAGTATCAAGAGCTTTTTATCTTATGGAAAAAAACAGCGGGAATGATCAATATCACACAAAAGATGTCACTAACGAAACTGAATTGATCTATCAACAGCTATATAGGCCCCTAGAGGAATTATAGAATGGGAAAAAATTTTACTAAGGGTTTTTGTCCTTTATGCAACTATAAATCATTGTTGGCACAAACCTCCCTGAATACTGCTTCTATGGAGTCCCTGCTTGATTCTGGAACTGAGGTTTATGATTTTGATAAATTAGCAGAGACTCTTTCTGGACTCAGAGGTGACGAAGCTTTAAATTCCTGTGATGCGTATTTTGAAAAAGATGATAAAATATACCTTTTTGAATTCAAAGATCAACCAAGGTGTAATATTCCTAATAAAGTAATCCAACAAAAAGCGTTTGATTCTGTAGCACAATTGCTGATGTCATGGAAAAATGGTGATTCACAGCAAATAGTATCAAGTAAATTGGTCCTTTTCGTTATTTTTAATAGTGAAAAGGAAAGGTCTTATGAAAAGACAAGCAAAAAAATTTATACAATGGCTTATCCTCACTCGCAGGAAGAGCCATGTTATTTTGGATTGGATTCGTCAATGCTCAAAGAATATTTTGTAAGAATTCATACAATTTCAATTGATTGTTTTATAGAAAAAATATATGCCGTTGATTTTTGATGAAGGCTGAATTACTTTGTTGAAGTGAAGTAACAAGACAGGCATCCTGCTATATTTACAGCATTCTCATTTGTCTTCAATTGGCCGATGGTTTCGTCTTTGGAATATTCTGTGGCAATCGGAACTGCTTGTTATGATCAAGTCATATTCCCCGCACAATTGCAGGCGTGTGGCTGTTATTTCCGGAGTATGTGAGGGGTAGAAGCATTCGGTTCCTTCAATTCCTTCAGAAAGCAATTCTCGGATGATGGCAGTGAAGGCATCTATCGATTTTGTCTTGATAACTTTGCCGGGATGGGCAAGGATTGCCTTGCCACCTGCTTCATGGATCCAACTGCAAACTTCTTTGACTGAGGGAAAATGGGTAAGCTGTCCGGATGATTATAGTTTAGATCATTTTTCAAGAATCAAAATCGATAATGAAAAAAATATCGGTTTTGATCTAATCATTATAATTATATATTTAAAGAGGTTTTTGCAAAACTCGAAACTGATGGGTCAGTGTGCATAAATATGCAGTTTTCTCAGCAGGATTCCCGGCCTGTGCCCGGAAGGGAAAGAAAGGGGAGAAACTGAGGGGAAGGCTGCACCGGCATGCCATGGTGCCGGGAGGACAGCCCCGCCCCGTACGGCAAAGGACAGGTGTACCGTCATCTTTTTCTTGAAAAACAATTCTTTTTAGGGTATGAAAAAAGGCTCGCTTTTGATATACTTTGATTGTAAAAAAGAATAAAAGGAGCCTTTACCATGGATAGTACACCGAACCGCCTTTCACTGCAACCCCTCCTCTTCGACCGGCAGGACCTGTGCGGCTGCTTCTTCCTTGAGCCCACCCCGAAGGAGGTGGAGTTCCTGCGCTACTGGCAGGCACTGGTTGCCCTGGTCCCCACGCGGCTTTCACGGCCTGCGGGAGGGCGTACCGGGCGCAGGGGCTACAGCCTGATGGACATACTGGCGGTGCGTGCGGTGCTGCTCTTCTTCCGCCTGGACACCGTCACGGCTGCGGTTGCCCTGCTGCAGTCGAGCCCGAACCTGAGGACGGTGACACAGCTGGGGCGGGTACCCAGCCCGTCGTCGGTGAGCAGGCGGACGTCACGGCTGCTGGAGGAGATGGACTTCCGGGGGATCCATGACCGGCTGTGCAGGCAGTTCTATGCAGGCAGGACGGTGTGCCACCTGAGCCTTGACAGCACGCCCGTGGATGCACGGGAGAAGCCTGCGGTGAGGGCGAAGCGGCAGAAGGGCCGGAGGGGCCGCCCGAAGGCCGGCAGCGCAGAGGAGAAGGCGGTGCAGGAAAGGAAGGGGCAGGAGGCACGCCTGGTGCAGCTGCGCGACAGCGGGGACCCCCATGCCTACCTGGCCACGCTGGAACAGCGGTGCACGGTCACGGGGAAGCGGAACAGCAGGGGGCACATGCAGTGGCGCGTGGGCTACAAGGTACACCTGGCAGTGGACGACAGCGGCATCCCGGTGGCCAGTGCGGTGACGGGGGCGTGCGTGCATGACACGCAGCCGGCGATCCCCCTGCTGCGCATCGCCGCAGGGCGGTGCACCTGGCTGTATGCCCTCATGGACGGTGGCTACAGCAGCGGGGCGATCAGGGACAGGGTGCTTGCCATGGGCAGGGTGCCGCTCATCGACTTCAAGGCCGACCGCAACGGGGCCAAGGAGGAGATGGACCCTGCGGGACGCGCCAGGTACCGGGCACGGACCACGGTGGAGCGTACCAACAGCGAGCTGAAGGAGTGTTTCCTGCCGAAGGCGCTGTACGGCCGGGGGCCGAGGGCACGTTTCGACCTGCGGCTTGCGGTGCTGCTGCTGACCGTCAAGCGGATGGGCAAGGTGCTGGAAGCACGGCAGCAGGCGGCAAGGAAGAAGAGCGCATAGCAGGAAGGAATGGAAATGATGGCAGAGTGCAGGCACCCGGGAGGGCGTCCGTCCTGCGTGTGCGCGCAGGCCTGCGGCAGGCCATGAAGGCTACGTGATGCGGCCGGTTTCCATCCCCTGCAGCTGTCAGGCATGGCTTCTGCATGGATATGCATCATCCGTGAATATTTATTCAGGCATTCGTGAGTTTTGCAAAAACCTCTAAAGTTTAATCTTCACTGTATGCTTTCGAATATAGACTAACGAAAAAGCCATTATAAAGAATTCTGAAACAGGTATAGCAATCCAAACACCATTTATGCCTAAGAAAATTGGTAATACGAACAAAAGCATTCCACTTGCAAGGCTCCTGAAAACAGCAATAAGCATAGATGCCATATCTTGCATAGTCGATTGTAAATAATAAGTTGACAGTACATTGATGCCAAGGAATAAATATATACTAGAATAAATTCGAATGATTTTAGGTGCCATTTCGAGAACACGTGGAGTAGTGGCCATAAATAGTTTCATAATCTGAATGGGGAAAAGTTGCCCAAGTCCCGCAAGCAATAGACCTATGACAATAACTAGTAACATGGACATGTTGTATATAGTACGAATACGTTCTCGCTTATTTGCACCATAATTTAATGAAACAATTGGTTGAATGGCTTGTCCCACACCACAATAAAGGGCTTGTATTAAAGACGAAATACTTGCAATCACTCCATAAACAGCAAGTGCCACAGAATCACTGTATCGCATGATTTGATTATTTATGATGACAGCTAGTACTACAGTTCCTAGATCAAGCAAACTTGAACCGAGACCAATCAAAAGAATGTCTCTAGTAGCCTTGGACATGCTGAATGGTTTCTTTAGCCTTAACCCACAGCTTTTCTGCAGGAAGTGACTACTCATGATGATGGCTTGCGCTGATGTTCCAATCACGGTTGCTATTGCAGCGCCTTCAATTCCCATTCCCAACGGAAATACAAAAAACCAATCACCAAAGACATTGATAAGTCCCCCTACAATGACTGCAGACATCGCCAAATTTGGAGCACCATCATTACGGATGAATGCACTTAAAAAAGCGGGGAAAATAAATATAGGCCAAAAACGAATTAGCCATTTTGCATATTTCATTACCATTGGTAAAGATTTTTCATTTGCCCCTAAAAAAAATAATATCTGTTTGGAAAATATTATAAAACCTATCCAAGAGAGAATTGTTAACATACTCATTAGAATAATTGCTGCAGTAAAATATTCATTACCTCTTTGATCTTTTTTTCCTCCTTTTGCATTACTCATTAATATTGATCCACCTATTCCGCAAAGGATAGCGAGAAAGACTTGTATCTCATAAATGGGCATAATAATCGCCATTGCAGCTGCACCTGCAGGACCTTCTGATTGTCCTACTGCAAGTGTGTCTACAAGACTATAGATTGACATAACGAGCGAACTACCCATCGATGCCAATAAATATTTAGTAAATAAACTTTTAATGTTGTCAGTTAATAAGTTGATTTTAAAGTACCTCACAAAAAAAAGACCGGATAAGCTATCCAATACACTTGTCTATCATATCTGGCGGCGTCACTACGATTGCGCGCGCTCTCTGATAAATAATGTATTCGACATCTTATCCGGTCTTGAAACTACGGTTACAAAGCCTCCGATGGTGAAAAAAGTTTACTAAGAATATTTATTTTTGTCAATCAAACACATTGAATTGCGCAATATCAAAATTGACAAAGATTTCAAGTGCAACAATCAGTCAAATTCTAAACACACCGATTCCTATCTTGACATTTTTTACTAGACGAATAAGAACTATATTCTTTGAAGAAGTGACTGATATAATAGATTGATTTGAAATATTGTTGGATGATTTTTCTATAAGAAAACGTTTATTGTAGGCCGACTACACCTGTTTTTTAACATTTTTTGTAAATATTTCAAAAAACAGAGGAAAATCTCCCTTATTAAAAATAGTGAAATTTTTTAAATCTTTGACATCCTAATGGTAGTTTTGTCTAATGGTTGGAAGTAATATGAAACTTCTGTATATAAAACTACCAATTGCAGAAAGCAACAAGAAAATCTATCTACAATTGGAAGATGTCGCATCCTTGTACAGGAAATCTATGAGTAGGACCAGGATGAGGATCCGGGATGTATGTTATTCCGTCTTAGCCTTTTCTTTTACTATGCCGAAAAACAGGATATCCAAGGAAGCGTCAATGGACTTTCCTACGGTCATACCCTGTTCCATTAGGAAGGGAAAGTCCATATACATGTTACTCATTTCCTTTATCATCCTGTTCAATATGGTCCAGTTGACTTCGGGTTTGAAGAGACCCTCCGTGATGCCCTGCTGTGCAACCTGTCTGAATATCTTGAACTTGAAGTGTTTGAGTTCTTCTACTTTTTCCCATTGCTCAGGGTAGTACTGCCGTATATCCTGCAGCAGTGAGACAGGAAGCGGGTAGGTATGTGTCGCATGGACCAGCATCCTTAGCTTTTTTATTGCATCGACAGGTGCGGCAAGGATTGCCTCGTCTCCCTCCTCGTTGCATGCAATTGCCGAGGCAATATAGCAGGCAATGAGATTTTCCTTGCTGCTGAATTGCTGGTAAATCGTCTTCTTGCTGATTTTCAATCCTGCGGCAAGCTCATCCACCGTGAACTTTTTTGGTCCATATTGTTTGACCAGCTTACCTGTAGCCTCAAGTATACGATCTCTTGTTTCCATGGTTTTTCTCCTCTTCGTGCGCCATGATGATACCAATCATACCAAGACAAAGCAACGGTATGTCCGTTGCAATGCTTGATACATCCCAGAGCATGCCTATAAGCACGGGGCCGATGAAATTGCCAAGATATTGTATGGCATTGAAAAGTCCGTTTGCAGTTCCTCTGGAAGCATTCGGTGTCAGTTCGTTTACTTTGGAAGA from Spirochaetia bacterium harbors:
- a CDS encoding multidrug transporter MatE — its product is MDSLSGLFFVRYFKINLLTDNIKSLFTKYLLASMGSSLVMSIYSLVDTLAVGQSEGPAGAAAMAIIMPIYEIQVFLAILCGIGGSILMSNAKGGKKDQRGNEYFTAAIILMSMLTILSWIGFIIFSKQILFFLGANEKSLPMVMKYAKWLIRFWPIFIFPAFLSAFIRNDGAPNLAMSAVIVGGLINVFGDWFFVFPLGMGIEGAAIATVIGTSAQAIIMSSHFLQKSCGLRLKKPFSMSKATRDILLIGLGSSLLDLGTVVLAVIINNQIMRYSDSVALAVYGVIASISSLIQALYCGVGQAIQPIVSLNYGANKRERIRTIYNMSMLLVIVIGLLLAGLGQLFPIQIMKLFMATTPRVLEMAPKIIRIYSSIYLFLGINVLSTYYLQSTMQDMASMLIAVFRSLASGMLLFVLPIFLGINGVWIAIPVSEFFIMAFSLVYIRKHTVKIKL
- the add gene encoding adenosine deaminase, whose translation is MNCELHLHLDGSLRPATVDEFLGTKSPGLDKVTDLLRVPENCPSLEACLERFELPLKVLQDHDALERVSFELVEDLVHLGLDYAEIRFAPQLHTGKGASQQAIVQAAERGVRQAMSQYPSIRVGLILCMMRGRDNHAENMETVRVAQKLQDDVVCALDLAGAESLYPTSEFMKELQCAKASGLGLTIHAGEVDDPQSLRDALSLRPDRIGHGIIAARYPDIIDTLIREEITLEVCVTSNYHTKSVASIAEHPIRFLLDHGVKVAVCADNMTVSHTDVLQELELVRQTFGLTDASMDLFRSYAEAARFLK
- a CDS encoding ATP-binding protein, encoding MKVQISDIGKIQTAELALDGITVIAGQNGSGKTSLAKAIYGILSPVYNFEDHIMEKRLTSILASVREWFRFSYAGKLSSQQNRSTILLMNRVMRWVKNYVKEKIDLGCEDLELTQAKLVEICLSADSDSFSPESFEENKRTRETIDRIGLYWEKADEEYASLIYFQQFRNLFENQIVSFDCKHPGEIKFDDGISVRLTNDRIDSLDYSATGKLGEVVFFSTDRDSLLGRNLYTDDSLAKQLRRKNLFADQDITLETYNENLEAVTKFHQLIDSVIHGKFVSQENGIDFNFVENEHSSEKLELCNMASGILPFAMIEQLIENGTLSRDSLLIIDEPEMNLHPEWQLSFAKLIIGLNHLLHVKALLISHSPYFIRAIEKVLSDTEYQGVSRAFYLMEKNSGNDQYHTKDVTNETELIYQQLYRPLEEL
- a CDS encoding TetR/AcrR family transcriptional regulator, with protein sequence METRDRILEATGKLVKQYGPKKFTVDELAAGLKISKKTIYQQFSSKENLIACYIASAIACNEEGDEAILAAPVDAIKKLRMLVHATHTYPLPVSLLQDIRQYYPEQWEKVEELKHFKFKIFRQVAQQGITEGLFKPEVNWTILNRMIKEMSNMYMDFPFLMEQGMTVGKSIDASLDILFFGIVKEKAKTE
- a CDS encoding ABC transporter permease, whose translation is MDKRRLSVNGLFDIIRVVVAMLIAVAITVVIIFAVSKEPGTALFNLFIGPFLTKRHFFDIVQSAIPLMFTGCALAMIFKSGNFSLIGDASLYLGGVTTAALAVFVHLPPVIHPLFIIVAAGIVGAAIGAIPAILKVRYGANELVTSLMLNFVFDAFGVFIINTFLADRNAGTFASLKYDKSAGLGNMLSGTRLHWGLLVALGIVVLSYLIMERSTLGYKIKACGSNLTFAKHAGINTGMTIILAQVIGGAICGIGGATEQLGMFTRFIWADSPSYVWDGVIVTILARNNPKNIPLSAFFLAYLRIGADLMSRRSDVQNELVAVIQAIIILFVTAESFLAGMKQHMESRQALAVK
- a CDS encoding ABC transporter permease codes for the protein MSILSTILHTLMKPDFYYAVLRSATPVLFATLGAIISSAAHCSNIALEGMMLMGAFVGVVVSAFTQSAFLGLLAAMGAGLLMSLILAFFAINLKSNIIISGIALNTLASGGTIFMLYLITGEKGASTSLHSLKIPDIDIPFLDHIPVLGTILSGHNLLTYTALICVILIWVMFKYTRLGLHIIATGENEGAARSVGIDTVGIKYIALGLSGILSAMGGAFLSMGYVGLFSSGMTAGRGYTALATQAIAGSNAVIGLLVSLLFGFCASMSNYLQSTDIPLQFVKMVPYLTIVIVYTWFCASTRRKSQGKKKGRLPDEL
- a CDS encoding transposase; this encodes MDSTPNRLSLQPLLFDRQDLCGCFFLEPTPKEVEFLRYWQALVALVPTRLSRPAGGRTGRRGYSLMDILAVRAVLLFFRLDTVTAAVALLQSSPNLRTVTQLGRVPSPSSVSRRTSRLLEEMDFRGIHDRLCRQFYAGRTVCHLSLDSTPVDAREKPAVRAKRQKGRRGRPKAGSAEEKAVQERKGQEARLVQLRDSGDPHAYLATLEQRCTVTGKRNSRGHMQWRVGYKVHLAVDDSGIPVASAVTGACVHDTQPAIPLLRIAAGRCTWLYALMDGGYSSGAIRDRVLAMGRVPLIDFKADRNGAKEEMDPAGRARYRARTTVERTNSELKECFLPKALYGRGPRARFDLRLAVLLLTVKRMGKVLEARQQAARKKSA